In Desulfosudis oleivorans Hxd3, the DNA window ATTTTAATATCTATCCATGTGGGCTGCGCGTCGGCTTTGGGTGTCTGGCAGAAGTCCTTGAAGGCCGTGTGCAGGTCTTCGGTTTTAATGGTTCTGCCGCCCAGGCCCAGGACAAAGTTGCCCACCTTCGGCCGGGTGGGCGCGTTGTACAAGGCTGCTTTGAGTTCACTGGCCAGCGGGCCTTCATACCCGTAGCTGATCGCCTTTTCAAACACGGCAATGCCTTTGAGGTTGCCCAGGGCCTGTGCCAGCTGTTCGGCGGGAAAGGGCCGGAAAAGCCGCAGGCCCATGACGCCGGCGCGAATGTTTTCATCGCGCAGCAGGTCCACCACTTTGCGCATCTGAAGGGAAAGCGAACCCATGCACAGGGCCACGTAATCGGCATCGTCGCACCGGTAGCCTTCAAAAAGGGGATGGCCCCCCCGGCCGAACCGGTCCAGGTAGGCCTTGTCCGTCTCTTCCACCACGGTGATGGCCCGGCGCATGTCCTGGTGCAGGTCGTGGCGGATCTCCATGTAGGAAGGGGCCATATCGCCGCGCACGTCGGGCCGCACGTCGGGCAGGGTGACGGTGTTCAGGTTCATGGGCCTGGCCGGGTTCAGCAGGGCCGAGGGCGAGCTTCCGGCCAGAAAGGCGTCTGCCTGGTCCGGATCGGGCACGTCGAACGGCATGTGGGTGTGGGAGAGCAGGTAGCCGTCGTAACAGACCATCACCGGGACGCGCACGGTTTCGGCAATGCGGAAGGCCTGGATCACGGTGTCGATGATCTGCTGGTGGTTGGCCGCGTGCAGGTGGATCCAGCCGGTGTCCCGCTGGGACATGGTGTCCTGGTGGTCGTTCCAGATGGACCAGGGCGCGCCCACGCCCCGGTTGGCCACGCACATGACCAGGGGCAGCCGGGCGCCGGCGGCCCAGTGAACCTGCTCGTGCATGTAGAGCAGGCCGTTGGCGCTGGTGGCGGTAAAGGCCCGGGCCCCGGTGCTGGAGGCGGCAATGCACACGGCCAGGGCGCTGTGTTCGCTTTCCACGGGAATGTACTCGGCCTTCATCTCGCCGGACTCCACGAACTCGGAGAGCTTTTCCGTCAGCGGGGTCTGGGGGGTGATGGGATAGGCGGCGATGACCTGTACCCGGGCCAGTTTGACGCCTGTGGCGGCGGCGGTGTTGCCGGAATCAATGATGTGCATTTACAGTTCCTCGATGGCTTCGTAAAAAGCCCAATCTCTGTGTTGCGCAAATCCCTTGTCACTGCGGCGTACAATCAGTACGCCTCATTCCTCGGGATTCGCGGCGCCTTGATCTTGAACTTTTTACAAAGCCATTCCAAGGCGACGGGGTTGTCTTTATTCTCTTTTAAGCGTCATTGCGAGCCGGTCAAACGTCATTGCGAGCGAAGCAAAGCAATCTTGAACGTTTGCGAAGGAGATTGCTTCGTCGCTTCGCTCCTCGCAATGACGGGTATATGTCTTACTCCTCTTTTCTTTCGGTTTCCGCCACCATGGTGATGGCGCCGGCCGGGCACTCTTCGGCGCAGATGCCGCACCCCTTGCAGTATTGCAGGTCAATGGCGGGCGGAATGGTCTGGGAAATCACGCCGTCCGGGCAGTGCAGCCAGCACAGAAAGCAGCCCCGGGTTTTCTTTTTGGCCGGAATGCAACGACTTTCGTCGATGACCGGATATTCCACCCGCCAGGAACCGGTGTTGCCGCCGTCTCCGGGGCCGGGTTCACTGTGGGACGTGTGGGCCGCGTATTTCTTTTTTCCCATATTATCATACTCCGATTATTGTACGTTCATAGGCCAGCCGGGCCGCCTCTGCATTGCGCC includes these proteins:
- a CDS encoding pyruvate ferredoxin oxidoreductase, with product MHIIDSGNTAAATGVKLARVQVIAAYPITPQTPLTEKLSEFVESGEMKAEYIPVESEHSALAVCIAASSTGARAFTATSANGLLYMHEQVHWAAGARLPLVMCVANRGVGAPWSIWNDHQDTMSQRDTGWIHLHAANHQQIIDTVIQAFRIAETVRVPVMVCYDGYLLSHTHMPFDVPDPDQADAFLAGSSPSALLNPARPMNLNTVTLPDVRPDVRGDMAPSYMEIRHDLHQDMRRAITVVEETDKAYLDRFGRGGHPLFEGYRCDDADYVALCMGSLSLQMRKVVDLLRDENIRAGVMGLRLFRPFPAEQLAQALGNLKGIAVFEKAISYGYEGPLASELKAALYNAPTRPKVGNFVLGLGGRTIKTEDLHTAFKDFCQTPKADAQPTWIDIKM
- a CDS encoding 4Fe-4S binding protein; the protein is MGKKKYAAHTSHSEPGPGDGGNTGSWRVEYPVIDESRCIPAKKKTRGCFLCWLHCPDGVISQTIPPAIDLQYCKGCGICAEECPAGAITMVAETERKEE